A section of the Sphaerobacter thermophilus DSM 20745 genome encodes:
- a CDS encoding (2Fe-2S)-binding protein, whose amino-acid sequence MSTKTRTVPITVTVNGEVRQAEVEPRLLLVHFIRETLGLTGTHIGCDTTSCGACTIHLNGVPVKSCTVFAVQADGGEIRTVEGLEQNGELHPVQEGFWQEHGLQCGFCTPGMMMTAVALLERNPNPTEAEIRQAISGNLCRCTGYVNIVKSIQYAAKKMQQANEAAAPSGVPAGGGED is encoded by the coding sequence ATGAGCACGAAGACGCGCACCGTTCCGATCACGGTCACGGTCAACGGCGAGGTGCGGCAGGCCGAGGTCGAGCCGCGCCTGTTGCTGGTCCACTTCATCCGCGAGACCCTCGGGCTGACCGGCACGCACATCGGCTGCGACACCACCAGTTGCGGTGCCTGCACCATCCATCTCAACGGAGTACCGGTCAAGTCGTGCACCGTCTTCGCGGTGCAGGCCGACGGCGGCGAGATCCGTACCGTCGAGGGGCTTGAGCAGAACGGCGAACTCCACCCGGTGCAGGAGGGCTTCTGGCAGGAGCACGGGCTCCAGTGCGGCTTCTGCACGCCGGGCATGATGATGACGGCGGTTGCCCTGCTGGAGCGTAACCCGAACCCGACGGAAGCGGAGATCCGGCAGGCGATCTCCGGCAACCTCTGCCGGTGCACCGGCTACGTGAACATCGTCAAGTCGATCCAGTACGCGGCCAAGAAGATGCAGCAGGCGAACGAAGCCGCGGCGCCGTCCGGCGTGCCGGCTGGTGGAGGGGAGGACTAG
- a CDS encoding FAD binding domain-containing protein, whose amino-acid sequence MIPGPFEYHAPASLSEAVALLSEHGLDAKLLAGGQSLIPLMKFRFVEPAVIVDLNRIPGLGGIRRENGHLVLGALTREAELEDDEAVRTEFPIILDTAVVIADPLVRNLATVGGNLAHADPANDHPATMLALGAEIVATGPNGERTIPIDEFFVDTFTTALAADEVLTAIRIPIPGPRSGGAYVKFERKAGDYAIAGAAVQLTLDEAGQVTSVRIGLTNVNYMPMRAKQAEAALLGKEPTEEAIREAARLAGEECDPSSDLRGPADYKRAVTRTVTARALRRALERAGAAAA is encoded by the coding sequence ATGATTCCTGGACCTTTCGAGTACCATGCTCCGGCTTCGCTCTCCGAAGCCGTCGCCCTGCTCTCTGAGCACGGCCTCGACGCCAAGCTGCTGGCCGGCGGGCAGAGTCTGATCCCGCTGATGAAGTTCCGCTTCGTCGAGCCGGCGGTCATCGTCGACCTGAACCGAATCCCGGGCCTCGGAGGGATCCGGCGCGAGAACGGCCACCTTGTTCTCGGGGCTCTCACCCGTGAGGCCGAGCTGGAGGACGACGAGGCCGTCCGCACTGAGTTCCCGATCATCCTCGACACGGCGGTCGTGATCGCCGACCCGCTGGTGCGCAACCTGGCGACCGTCGGGGGGAACCTGGCTCATGCCGATCCGGCCAACGATCACCCCGCGACGATGCTGGCGCTGGGTGCGGAGATCGTCGCGACCGGCCCCAACGGCGAGCGCACCATTCCTATCGATGAGTTCTTCGTCGACACCTTCACCACTGCCCTCGCCGCGGATGAAGTCCTCACGGCCATCCGCATCCCGATTCCCGGCCCGCGCTCGGGTGGGGCGTATGTCAAGTTCGAGCGCAAGGCCGGCGACTACGCCATCGCAGGCGCCGCGGTTCAGCTCACGCTCGATGAAGCTGGGCAGGTGACTTCGGTCCGGATCGGCCTGACCAACGTGAACTACATGCCGATGCGGGCGAAGCAGGCCGAGGCGGCGCTCCTGGGGAAGGAACCGACCGAGGAGGCGATCCGCGAGGCGGCGCGCCTGGCAGGCGAGGAGTGCGATCCATCGAGTGACCTGCGCGGGCCGGCGGACTACAAGCGGGCCGTGACGCGCACGGTGACCGCTCGCGCGCTGCGGCGGGCCCTGGAGCGCGCGGGCGCGGCCGCGGCGTAG
- a CDS encoding IS982 family transposase has protein sequence MDVDTFLITVYVLVDTFCQTHLPPEPHRPGPAPALSRSEVLTLAIFGQWMRFSSEQDFYRYAERHLRPYFPTLPHRSQYNRLLRRHQVALAQFALYLADQLGRGPVAVDVLDVAPAPVRNAKRRGRGWLAGEANIGFSLRLGWFAGFRVLTAVSLEGAITGWGVAPASTNERSLAETLIACRAHPDPRLPSVGTPVATYLADSGFAGEDYKAHLAATYGVTLVATPQRGSRRRWPKAVRRWVARHRQIVETVVGRLLHTFGLERERPHTLAGFQARLAAKVALHNLCCWLNRQQGRPLLAVANLITW, from the coding sequence ATGGATGTGGACACCTTCCTGATTACAGTCTATGTCCTGGTCGACACCTTCTGCCAGACCCACCTGCCCCCGGAGCCCCACCGCCCCGGCCCCGCGCCGGCCCTGAGCCGCAGCGAGGTCTTGACCCTGGCCATCTTCGGGCAGTGGATGAGGTTCTCCAGTGAGCAGGACTTCTACCGCTACGCCGAGCGCCACCTGCGCCCCTACTTCCCGACCCTGCCCCACCGCAGCCAATACAACCGGCTGCTGCGGCGGCATCAGGTCGCCCTGGCCCAGTTCGCCCTCTACCTGGCAGACCAACTTGGCCGGGGGCCAGTGGCGGTGGATGTGCTCGATGTGGCGCCGGCTCCGGTGCGCAACGCCAAGCGCCGCGGGCGGGGCTGGCTGGCCGGCGAGGCCAACATCGGCTTCAGCTTGCGCCTGGGCTGGTTTGCCGGCTTCCGCGTGCTGACCGCCGTCAGCCTGGAGGGGGCGATCACCGGCTGGGGCGTGGCCCCGGCCAGCACCAATGAGCGGTCCCTCGCCGAGACCCTGATTGCCTGTCGGGCCCACCCCGATCCCCGCCTGCCCAGTGTCGGCACGCCGGTGGCGACCTATCTGGCCGACAGTGGCTTTGCCGGCGAGGACTACAAGGCGCACCTGGCGGCCACCTATGGCGTGACGCTGGTGGCCACCCCGCAGCGGGGCAGTCGGCGGCGCTGGCCCAAGGCGGTCCGCCGCTGGGTGGCCCGCCATCGCCAGATCGTGGAGACGGTCGTTGGACGACTGCTGCACACCTTCGGCCTCGAGCGGGAGCGCCCGCACACCCTGGCGGGCTTCCAGGCGCGACTGGCGGCCAAGGTGGCGCTGCACAACCTCTGTTGCTGGCTGAATCGGCAGCAGGGGCGGCCGCTGCTGGCCGTGGCGAACCTGATCACCTGGTAG
- a CDS encoding S9 family peptidase, with translation MADDEQASSVPQPLTTEQLVTHRRPSDPQISPDGERIAFTLRPVSKEKEHPESAIWVVSFAGGEPRQFTAGQWDDEEPRWSPDGRRLAFLSDRAERGKKSVYIMPADGGEARRVFDQQGDMEQLSWSPDGRFLAVLFTDPETEEEKKRKEERDDARVWDTDYKYQRLWVIDVEAGTAKAVSPEGRQVWTYAWSPDGERLALNLTPTPRIDDIFLENEVVIVPRAGGDPTPVFRQIGMAEHLTWSQDGKYLAYRARAGRVVHGDYVYRIPVEGGEPVCLTPGYDGTSEALWPLGRDALLMVADEGVNMTLYRLSWEGERERLLAGEPLGTFAPVATADASGQRIAVVWEDARHAPDVWVLSRDDISPALQRRTHFNPELEAAALGELEIVRWESDPGVEVEGLLFKPVGYQEGQRYPLVVQIHGGPTWLWTNQFAATWHEWAHALAGRGYAVLMPNPRGSTGRGPEYSNALFGDVGGCEYRDIMAGVDYLIERGIADPERLGVGGWSWGGYMTAWIVSQTTRFKAAVMGAGLPNMISDNGLGDIPSANLSYFETSPYHDPEPYFERSAIRYIRNATTPTLILHGEEDRRVAMAQGQEMYVALRTLGVETQFVTYPREGHSIQERKHQVDLIDRVIGWFDRHLRPEQTG, from the coding sequence GTGGCAGATGACGAGCAGGCGTCCAGCGTCCCGCAGCCGCTCACGACCGAGCAATTGGTCACTCACCGGCGACCGAGCGACCCGCAGATCTCGCCCGACGGCGAGCGGATCGCGTTCACGTTGCGGCCGGTCAGCAAGGAGAAGGAGCACCCGGAGTCGGCGATCTGGGTCGTGTCCTTTGCCGGTGGCGAGCCGCGCCAGTTCACCGCAGGGCAGTGGGATGACGAGGAACCGCGCTGGTCGCCCGACGGACGCCGCCTGGCGTTCCTCTCCGACCGGGCCGAGCGGGGCAAGAAGAGCGTCTACATCATGCCGGCCGACGGAGGCGAAGCGCGGCGCGTCTTCGACCAGCAGGGTGACATGGAGCAGCTCTCCTGGTCGCCCGACGGTCGCTTCCTGGCGGTCCTCTTCACCGATCCCGAGACGGAGGAAGAGAAGAAGCGCAAGGAGGAGCGCGACGACGCCCGCGTGTGGGACACCGACTACAAGTATCAGCGGCTCTGGGTCATCGACGTCGAGGCCGGGACGGCGAAGGCGGTATCGCCCGAGGGGCGGCAGGTCTGGACCTACGCCTGGTCGCCTGACGGTGAGCGTCTGGCGCTCAACCTCACCCCGACGCCGCGCATCGACGACATCTTCCTGGAGAACGAGGTCGTGATTGTGCCGCGCGCGGGTGGCGACCCGACGCCCGTCTTCCGGCAGATCGGCATGGCGGAGCACCTGACCTGGTCGCAAGACGGAAAGTATCTCGCCTACCGGGCGCGCGCCGGGCGGGTCGTTCACGGTGATTACGTCTACCGTATCCCGGTCGAGGGAGGCGAGCCGGTCTGTCTGACCCCGGGTTACGACGGGACGAGCGAAGCGCTGTGGCCGCTCGGGCGCGACGCCCTGCTGATGGTGGCCGACGAGGGGGTCAACATGACCCTCTACCGGCTGAGCTGGGAGGGCGAGCGCGAGCGGCTGCTGGCCGGGGAGCCGTTGGGGACGTTCGCGCCGGTCGCGACGGCGGACGCCAGCGGGCAACGGATTGCGGTGGTGTGGGAGGACGCCAGACACGCGCCGGACGTGTGGGTGCTCTCGCGTGACGACATATCCCCTGCGCTCCAGCGGCGTACCCACTTCAACCCGGAGCTGGAGGCCGCCGCCCTGGGCGAGCTTGAGATCGTCCGTTGGGAGAGCGATCCCGGCGTCGAGGTGGAGGGGTTGCTCTTCAAGCCCGTCGGCTATCAGGAGGGCCAGCGGTACCCGCTGGTGGTGCAGATCCACGGCGGGCCGACCTGGCTTTGGACCAACCAGTTCGCCGCCACGTGGCACGAGTGGGCGCATGCCCTGGCCGGGCGCGGCTACGCCGTCCTCATGCCCAACCCGCGCGGCAGCACCGGCCGCGGTCCGGAGTACTCGAACGCGCTCTTCGGTGATGTCGGCGGCTGCGAGTACCGGGACATCATGGCCGGGGTCGACTACCTGATCGAGCGTGGCATCGCCGATCCTGAGCGGCTGGGCGTCGGCGGCTGGAGCTGGGGCGGCTACATGACCGCCTGGATCGTGAGTCAGACCACCCGCTTCAAGGCGGCAGTCATGGGGGCCGGGCTGCCGAACATGATCAGCGACAACGGTCTGGGCGACATCCCCAGCGCCAACCTCTCCTACTTCGAAACGAGCCCGTACCACGACCCGGAGCCGTACTTCGAGCGCTCCGCGATCCGCTACATCCGGAACGCCACCACGCCGACCCTCATCCTCCACGGCGAGGAAGATCGGCGGGTGGCGATGGCGCAGGGGCAGGAGATGTACGTCGCGCTCCGCACTCTCGGCGTCGAGACCCAGTTCGTCACCTACCCGCGCGAGGGCCACTCCATCCAGGAGCGCAAGCACCAAGTGGACCTGATCGACCGCGTGATCGGCTGGTTCGACCGTCACCTGCGCCCTGAGCAGACGGGGTGA
- a CDS encoding DUF1700 domain-containing protein, which produces MVRNGDTDDGVRHLIERYLQEVDEALVGVPAAQRREILEDLRAHIDASLAAAGGRDEATVRTILDRLGSPEELARETRERLGVPEPMPVAQAGPGLLEYAAIVLTALFWPVGILLAWLSPMWRTRDKVIATLIGCLAIVVAVVGLMAFRVGSTTAVQVQQVDVPAPVERPGAVPSVEREPSVETTPTSVERVSKSSEWWDVPVRLAAMVLGMLVLFSPFLSALYLAIRLRRPRRAAPRANPVLA; this is translated from the coding sequence ATGGTCCGCAACGGTGACACCGACGACGGAGTCCGGCACCTGATCGAGCGCTATCTCCAGGAGGTGGACGAGGCGCTGGTCGGGGTGCCGGCGGCGCAGCGGCGGGAGATCCTGGAAGACCTTCGTGCGCACATTGATGCCTCGCTGGCGGCCGCCGGGGGGCGCGACGAGGCGACCGTGCGGACGATCCTTGACCGTCTTGGGAGCCCTGAGGAACTGGCACGTGAGACGCGCGAGCGTCTCGGGGTGCCGGAGCCGATGCCGGTCGCGCAGGCGGGTCCGGGGCTCCTTGAATACGCCGCCATCGTGCTCACCGCCCTCTTCTGGCCGGTCGGCATCCTGCTGGCTTGGCTCTCACCGATGTGGCGCACACGGGACAAGGTCATCGCGACCCTGATCGGGTGCCTCGCGATCGTCGTTGCTGTTGTCGGGTTGATGGCGTTCCGGGTTGGTTCGACCACTGCGGTCCAGGTGCAGCAGGTGGACGTGCCGGCACCGGTGGAGCGGCCGGGGGCCGTACCCTCCGTTGAGCGTGAGCCTTCCGTCGAGACGACGCCGACGTCGGTCGAGCGTGTTTCGAAGTCTTCGGAATGGTGGGATGTCCCGGTGCGGCTAGCAGCCATGGTCCTGGGCATGCTGGTTCTCTTCTCCCCCTTCCTCTCCGCGCTCTACCTCGCGATCCGGCTGCGGCGGCCGAGAAGAGCGGCACCGCGAGCCAACCCAGTACTGGCGTAG
- a CDS encoding PadR family transcriptional regulator, translating to MDTSALLTQMRRGALEACVLALLEDEARYGFELVQRLGQAPALLTSEGTIYPLLSRLHRERLVETEWRESPAGPPRKYYRLTPRGREALAVFRQQWVEFRDAVDGVLGTSRTGGDTWSATVTPTTESGT from the coding sequence ATGGATACGAGCGCGCTGCTGACACAGATGCGGAGGGGCGCCCTTGAGGCGTGCGTCCTAGCCCTGCTGGAGGACGAGGCGCGCTATGGGTTCGAGCTGGTGCAGCGGCTGGGGCAGGCCCCGGCGCTCCTCACCAGCGAGGGGACAATCTACCCGCTGCTGAGCCGCCTCCACCGCGAGCGGCTGGTCGAGACCGAGTGGCGCGAGTCACCCGCCGGGCCGCCGCGGAAGTATTACCGGCTGACGCCGCGTGGGCGGGAAGCGTTGGCCGTCTTCCGGCAGCAGTGGGTGGAGTTTCGGGACGCCGTCGACGGCGTGCTCGGGACGTCACGAACTGGAGGGGACACATGGTCCGCAACGGTGACACCGACGACGGAGTCCGGCACCTGA
- a CDS encoding IS982 family transposase yields the protein MDVDTFLITVYVLVDTFCQTHLPPEPHRPGPAPALSRSEVLTLAIFGQWMRFSSEQDFYRYAERHLRPYFPTLPHRSQYNRLLRRHQVALAQFALYLADQLGRGPVAVDVLDVAPAPVRNAKRRGRGWLAGEANIGFSLRLGWFAGFRVLTAVSLEGAITGWGVAPASTNERSLAETLIACRAHPDPRLPSVGTPVATYLADSGFAGEDYEAHLAATYGVTLVATPQRGSRRRWPKAVRRWAARHRQIVETVIGRLLHTFGLERERPHTLAGFQARLAARVALHNLCCWLNRQRGRPLLAVANLITW from the coding sequence ATGGATGTGGACACCTTCCTGATTACAGTCTATGTCCTGGTCGACACCTTCTGCCAGACCCACCTGCCCCCGGAGCCCCACCGCCCCGGCCCCGCGCCGGCCCTGAGCCGCAGCGAGGTCTTGACCCTGGCCATCTTCGGGCAGTGGATGAGGTTCTCCAGTGAGCAGGACTTCTACCGCTACGCCGAGCGCCACCTGCGCCCCTACTTCCCGACCCTGCCCCACCGCAGCCAATACAACCGGCTGCTGCGGCGGCATCAGGTCGCCCTGGCCCAGTTCGCCCTCTACCTGGCAGACCAACTTGGCCGGGGGCCAGTGGCGGTGGATGTGCTCGATGTGGCGCCGGCTCCGGTGCGCAACGCCAAGCGCCGCGGGCGGGGCTGGCTGGCCGGCGAGGCCAACATCGGCTTCAGCTTGCGCCTGGGCTGGTTTGCCGGCTTCCGCGTGCTGACCGCCGTCAGCCTGGAGGGGGCGATCACCGGCTGGGGCGTGGCCCCGGCCAGCACCAATGAGCGGTCCCTCGCCGAGACCCTGATTGCCTGTCGGGCCCACCCCGATCCCCGCCTGCCCAGTGTCGGCACGCCGGTGGCGACCTATCTGGCGGATAGTGGCTTTGCCGGCGAGGACTACGAGGCGCACCTGGCGGCCACCTACGGGGTGACGCTGGTGGCCACCCCGCAGCGAGGCAGTCGGCGGCGCTGGCCCAAGGCGGTCCGCCGCTGGGCGGCCCGGCATCGCCAGATCGTGGAGACGGTCATCGGGCGGCTGCTGCACACCTTCGGGCTGGAGCGCGAGCGGCCGCACACGCTGGCGGGCTTCCAGGCGCGGCTGGCGGCCCGGGTGGCGCTGCACAATCTCTGCTGCTGGCTAAATCGGCAGCGGGGACGGCCGCTGCTGGCGGTGGCGAACCTGATCACCTGGTAG
- the lat gene encoding L-lysine 6-transaminase: MGRVTPDQVHAVLERSVLADGYSFVYDPERSHGSWLVDARTGDAYLDAFSFFAAGAIGHNHPALHDPAFSERLLVAARVKPSNPDVYTTFYAEFVDTFATLAVPKEFPHLFFIDGGALAVENALKTAFDWKVRKNLAAGKEPRGSKVIHFTEAFHGRSGYTLSLTNTADPRKYEYFPRFDWPRIPVPKMRFPLTEETLEEVIARESAALHAITAILEREADDIAAIIIEPIQGEGGDNHLRPEFLRALRQLADDYEVMLIFDEVQTGMGLTGSWWAFQQLGVQPDIFAFGKKTQVCGIAVSRRVDEVERNVFVEPSRISSTFGGNLVDMVRAQRIIEVIVEENLIENARRQGEVLLGQLRELATQAPIDNVRGRGLMIAFDLPTPEDRDAVIARAYEERLLLLPCGTRSIRLRPHLSLTTDEAEALIQRLTAALAAVRPAS; this comes from the coding sequence ATGGGCAGGGTGACGCCGGATCAGGTCCATGCAGTGCTTGAGCGATCAGTCCTGGCCGACGGATACAGCTTCGTCTACGACCCGGAGCGGAGCCACGGCTCGTGGCTCGTTGATGCGCGGACCGGGGATGCCTATCTCGACGCCTTCAGCTTCTTCGCTGCGGGCGCGATCGGCCACAACCACCCGGCGCTGCACGACCCGGCGTTCAGCGAGCGGCTCCTCGTGGCCGCCCGCGTCAAGCCCTCCAACCCGGACGTCTACACCACGTTCTACGCCGAGTTCGTCGACACCTTCGCCACCCTGGCCGTGCCGAAGGAGTTCCCCCATCTGTTCTTCATCGACGGGGGCGCATTGGCGGTCGAGAACGCGTTGAAGACCGCCTTCGACTGGAAGGTGCGGAAAAACCTTGCGGCCGGGAAAGAGCCGCGCGGCTCGAAAGTCATCCACTTCACTGAGGCGTTCCACGGCCGCTCGGGCTACACCCTCTCCCTGACCAACACCGCCGACCCCCGCAAGTACGAGTACTTCCCCCGCTTCGACTGGCCCCGCATCCCGGTACCCAAGATGCGCTTCCCGCTCACCGAGGAGACGCTGGAGGAGGTGATCGCACGCGAGTCGGCAGCGCTCCACGCGATCACCGCCATCCTCGAGCGCGAGGCAGACGATATCGCCGCGATCATCATCGAGCCCATCCAAGGCGAAGGGGGCGACAACCATCTCCGCCCCGAGTTCCTCCGCGCCCTGCGCCAGTTGGCCGACGACTACGAGGTCATGCTGATTTTCGACGAGGTGCAGACGGGCATGGGGCTGACAGGGTCCTGGTGGGCCTTCCAGCAACTCGGGGTGCAGCCCGACATCTTCGCCTTCGGCAAGAAGACCCAGGTCTGCGGCATCGCGGTGAGCCGCCGGGTCGACGAGGTGGAGCGGAACGTGTTCGTCGAGCCGAGCCGGATCAGCTCCACCTTTGGCGGCAACCTGGTGGACATGGTGCGCGCCCAGCGCATCATCGAGGTCATCGTCGAGGAGAACCTGATCGAGAACGCGCGGCGCCAGGGAGAGGTCCTGCTGGGGCAACTGCGGGAGCTGGCGACCCAGGCGCCGATCGACAACGTGCGCGGGCGCGGCTTGATGATCGCCTTCGACCTACCGACGCCTGAGGACCGCGACGCCGTCATCGCCCGCGCCTACGAGGAGCGGTTGCTCCTGCTCCCCTGCGGAACGCGCTCGATCCGCTTGCGGCCGCACCTGAGCCTGACGACCGACGAGGCAGAAGCACTCATCCAGCGCCTCACCGCTGCCCTGGCTGCCGTTCGCCCCGCATCCTGA
- a CDS encoding MFS transporter: MEVVAQPQARLTRDARAHERWVVAIVGLASFMTVTSGTMVNVALPPIGDHFGVDAGALGWLVSIYLLTFGVAMPFHGRLGDRFGERRIYLGGMVLFVIGAALAGLAFAFPMLVIARCIQGLGAGAITSLGMAMVARIVPPERRGRTMGIIATAVSAGTAIGPTLGGIITQLIAWRMVFLFAAMLAAVIPLAARYLPPPLLHQQVRIDWLGGIAVAAAVSGVLLAFTSLQRQGGLTGVVITAAIVGLVGTVLTIHRQQTVASPFIDRALLANRRYVLLALVGFLTMNGGMGVIVIAPFLYTNVNGLPSGQVGLALLPQALVVVLLAGTAGRLADRWNPFILIIPGLLISCATVLFLSSVAIGWPAAAFSAVTMFLGLGQALVNAPLMTVLTRTIPARIYGVGLGIFNMLFFVGTSLGAAVATALLESRAGTGRALLPFYIGAEDFTEYSDALLFGTVAFALAALAAFAASRARAPRTELSAGSPEPRTAD, encoded by the coding sequence ATGGAGGTAGTCGCACAGCCGCAGGCGCGCCTCACGAGAGACGCGCGGGCCCACGAGCGATGGGTCGTCGCCATCGTCGGCCTGGCGAGCTTCATGACGGTGACCAGCGGCACCATGGTGAACGTTGCGCTGCCGCCGATCGGCGACCATTTCGGCGTCGATGCCGGCGCGCTCGGCTGGCTGGTTTCGATCTACCTGCTCACCTTCGGTGTCGCGATGCCGTTCCACGGCCGTCTGGGCGACCGCTTCGGCGAGCGCCGGATCTACCTGGGTGGCATGGTGCTCTTCGTGATCGGCGCGGCGCTCGCTGGGCTTGCCTTCGCGTTTCCCATGCTCGTCATTGCCCGCTGTATCCAGGGCCTGGGCGCTGGAGCCATCACCAGCCTGGGCATGGCCATGGTCGCCCGCATCGTGCCGCCCGAGCGGCGCGGTCGGACGATGGGGATCATCGCGACCGCCGTCAGTGCCGGAACGGCGATCGGTCCGACGCTCGGCGGGATCATCACGCAGCTCATCGCCTGGCGCATGGTGTTCCTCTTCGCGGCAATGCTGGCGGCGGTAATCCCCCTGGCCGCACGCTACCTGCCGCCTCCGCTTCTGCACCAGCAGGTGCGGATCGATTGGCTCGGCGGCATCGCGGTGGCCGCGGCTGTCTCGGGGGTGCTCCTGGCATTCACCAGTCTCCAACGGCAAGGGGGACTGACCGGAGTGGTCATCACGGCCGCGATCGTCGGGCTCGTCGGGACGGTGCTCACGATCCACCGGCAGCAGACCGTCGCGTCCCCGTTCATCGATCGGGCGCTGCTGGCGAACCGGCGCTACGTGCTGCTCGCGCTCGTCGGGTTTCTCACGATGAACGGCGGCATGGGCGTGATCGTGATCGCACCGTTCCTCTACACCAACGTGAACGGGCTGCCGTCTGGCCAGGTGGGCCTGGCGCTGCTGCCGCAGGCGCTCGTGGTGGTCCTCCTGGCGGGCACTGCCGGCCGCCTGGCAGACCGTTGGAACCCGTTCATCCTGATCATCCCCGGGCTGCTGATCTCCTGCGCGACGGTGCTGTTCCTGAGCTCAGTCGCCATCGGCTGGCCGGCCGCGGCCTTCTCCGCTGTGACTATGTTCCTCGGCCTCGGGCAGGCGCTGGTGAACGCGCCCCTGATGACCGTCCTGACGCGGACGATCCCGGCGCGGATCTACGGCGTGGGACTGGGCATCTTCAACATGCTCTTCTTCGTCGGCACAAGCCTCGGGGCAGCGGTCGCGACCGCGCTCCTCGAGTCCCGGGCGGGCACCGGGCGCGCGCTGCTCCCCTTCTATATCGGGGCGGAGGACTTCACCGAGTACAGCGATGCCCTTCTGTTCGGCACCGTGGCCTTCGCCCTGGCGGCTCTCGCGGCCTTTGCGGCCAGCCGCGCGCGTGCTCCCAGGACCGAACTGTCCGCGGGCAGCCCGGAGCCACGGACAGCCGACTGA
- a CDS encoding M24 family metallopeptidase yields MSQDAQVTAQRLNRVREVMEQAGVDLLVIGPSSDFRYFTGHAPRLSERLTALIIPREGEATITVPRLEAPLLAHLSDRFAMAIWDETERPTERIAAMGREAGVRAVAVNDQFWSVFLLQLEELLPSASFQSASKIMTRMRVVKDPAEIALLREAARRTDAAWEEFCATVRLTGRTEREVAVDLQALMAKQGFPTLAFCAVASGPNAASPHHETSDRVIQPGDPVVIDFGGEYEGYYSDITRTPVAGEPHPEFVKIYEIVKQAQQAAFETIRPGVACQDVDRAARKIISDAGYGEYFIHRVGHGLGLEIHEPPYLVEGNTQPLEAGMVTSDEPGIYIPGKWGVRIEDAVLVTEDGAERLNTVSRDLVSLP; encoded by the coding sequence ATGAGCCAAGACGCACAGGTCACCGCGCAGCGGTTGAACCGCGTACGGGAGGTCATGGAGCAGGCCGGGGTCGACCTGCTGGTGATCGGCCCGTCATCCGACTTCCGCTACTTTACCGGCCACGCGCCGCGGCTGAGTGAGCGCCTGACCGCGCTGATCATCCCGCGCGAGGGCGAGGCGACCATCACGGTTCCCCGGCTCGAAGCGCCGCTGCTGGCCCACCTCTCCGATCGCTTCGCCATGGCAATCTGGGACGAGACGGAGCGGCCCACCGAGCGCATCGCGGCGATGGGGCGTGAGGCAGGCGTGCGTGCTGTCGCCGTCAACGACCAGTTCTGGAGCGTGTTCCTGCTCCAGCTCGAAGAGCTGCTGCCCTCGGCATCGTTCCAGAGTGCGTCCAAGATCATGACCCGGATGCGGGTCGTGAAGGACCCGGCGGAGATCGCGCTGCTGCGCGAGGCGGCACGCCGCACCGACGCCGCCTGGGAGGAGTTCTGCGCGACTGTCCGCCTCACCGGCCGGACCGAACGCGAGGTCGCGGTGGACCTGCAGGCGCTGATGGCGAAGCAGGGCTTCCCCACCCTCGCGTTCTGCGCGGTCGCTTCCGGCCCCAACGCCGCCTCGCCGCACCATGAGACGTCCGACCGGGTCATCCAGCCGGGAGACCCGGTGGTGATCGACTTCGGCGGCGAATACGAGGGCTACTACTCCGACATCACCCGCACCCCGGTGGCGGGGGAGCCGCATCCGGAGTTTGTGAAGATCTACGAGATCGTGAAGCAGGCGCAGCAGGCGGCCTTCGAGACGATTCGCCCGGGTGTCGCCTGCCAGGATGTCGACCGCGCCGCCCGCAAGATCATCAGCGACGCGGGCTACGGCGAGTACTTCATCCACCGCGTCGGCCACGGCCTGGGCCTCGAGATCCACGAGCCGCCGTACCTGGTCGAGGGCAACACCCAGCCACTGGAGGCGGGCATGGTCACCTCCGACGAGCCGGGAATCTACATTCCCGGGAAGTGGGGCGTCCGGATCGAGGATGCCGTGCTGGTCACGGAGGACGGCGCGGAGCGCCTGAACACGGTGTCGCGCGACCTCGTCTCGCTGCCGTAG